Genomic DNA from Deltaproteobacteria bacterium RBG_16_64_85:
TCCGGCCCCGCAGCGGTCTTGCGGCGCGGCATGGAGTGACCTGCCTGAACTCGCCCGGCACCATCGACTCCGACTACCGCGGTGAGATCCTCGTGATCCTCATCAACCTCGGAAACGAGCCGTTTTCCGTGCGGCGGGGCGACCGGATTGCGCAGCTGGTCTTCGCGACGTCCCTGCGGGCGTCCCTCCGGGTCGTCGACGACCTCGACGCGACCCGGCGCGGGGAAGGCGGGTTCGGGCACACCGGGGTGTAACACCGGGAGGAGGGCATCATGATCGAACGGTACACCAGGCCCGAGATGGCGAAAATCTGGGAACCGGAGAACCGGTTCCGGATCTGGCTGGACATCGAGCTCCTCGCGATGGAGGCGATGGTGAAGAAGGGGTGGATCCCCGCCGCCGCCCTTGCGCGGGTGCGCAAACGCGCCCGGTTCGACGTCTCCCGGATCCACGAGATCGAGAAGAGGGTCAAGCACGACGTGATCGCCTTTCTGACGTCGGTGGCCGAGCACATCGGGGACGACTCCCGGTTCCTCCACGTCGGCATGACCAGCTCCGACGTCCTGGACACCTCCCTCGGCGTGCAGATGCGGCAGGCCCTCACGCGCCTTGTCCGCGAGGCGGAGAAGGTGTACGAGGTGCTTCGGAAGCGGGCTTTCGAGCACAAGGACACGGTGATGATCGGACGCACCCACGGCATCCACGCGGAGCCGGTAACCTTCGGGCTGAAGATGGCTTTGTGGGCCGACGAGATGCGCCGGAACGTCGCCCGGCTCAAGCGCGCGCGGGACGTGATCTCCGTGGGGAAGCTCTCGGGGGCCGTCGGGACGTTCGCGAACATCGATCCGTTCGTGGAAGAGTACGTCTGCCGGAAGCTGGGCCTCGCGCCCGCCCCTGCGTCGACCCAGGTCGTCCAGCGGGACCGGCACGCGGAGGTGTTCGCCACCCTTGCGATCGTCGGGTCCTCCCTGGACAAGTTCGCCACCGAGATCCGACACCTCCAACGGACGGAGGTCCTGGAGGTCGAGGAATTCTTCTCCGAGGGGCAGAAAGGGTCCTCCGCGATGCCCCACAAGCGGAACCCCGTGCTGTCGGAGAACCTCTCGGGACTCTCGCGCCTTTTGCGAGGGTACTCCGTCACCGCGATGGAGAACATCGCCCTCTGGCACGAGCGGGACATCAGCCACTCCTCCGCGGAGCGCGTGATCGCCCCGGATGCCACCATCGTCCTCGACTTCGCCCTCAACCGTTTCCGCGGGATGATGGAAAAGCTGCTCGTCTACCCGGACCGCATGAAGAGGAACCTGGAGAGCACCCGGGGGCTCATCTATTCCCAGCGGGTCCTCCTGGCCCTTGCCGCAAAGGGACTCTCGCGGGAACGGGCCTACGAGGTGGTCCAGAAGTCCGCGATGGAGGCGTGGCGGGGGCAGAAGG
This window encodes:
- a CDS encoding adenylosuccinate lyase produces the protein MIERYTRPEMAKIWEPENRFRIWLDIELLAMEAMVKKGWIPAAALARVRKRARFDVSRIHEIEKRVKHDVIAFLTSVAEHIGDDSRFLHVGMTSSDVLDTSLGVQMRQALTRLVREAEKVYEVLRKRAFEHKDTVMIGRTHGIHAEPVTFGLKMALWADEMRRNVARLKRARDVISVGKLSGAVGTFANIDPFVEEYVCRKLGLAPAPASTQVVQRDRHAEVFATLAIVGSSLDKFATEIRHLQRTEVLEVEEFFSEGQKGSSAMPHKRNPVLSENLSGLSRLLRGYSVTAMENIALWHERDISHSSAERVIAPDATIVLDFALNRFRGMMEKLLVYPDRMKRNLESTRGLIYSQRVLLALAAKGLSRERAYEVVQKSAMEAWRGQKELASLLWKDREVRALLRREEFDELFDIRYYLKSVDAIFDRVFGRKGSTA
- a CDS encoding deoxyuridine 5'-triphosphate nucleotidohydrolase, encoding MTGDRVIPVRLLRDGAGDLLPAYQTEGAAGMDLRADIDEEIVLPPMGRAMIPTGISVALPAGVEAQVRPRSGLAARHGVTCLNSPGTIDSDYRGEILVILINLGNEPFSVRRGDRIAQLVFATSLRASLRVVDDLDATRRGEGGFGHTGV